In Vanrija pseudolonga chromosome 4, complete sequence, a single window of DNA contains:
- the nhp6 gene encoding Non-histone chromosomal protein 6 has translation MSVSYEEMEAKRQEMVASFKEIASAMTRCVAIIEDYARLSPSTLTTTAALAAVENGALALGALEAVAGGKKQRVKKEKKPKDPNAPKRPPSAYLLFQNDVRESIRQANPGMPYKEILSVIANRWKDLSDSQRKVYEDAYNDATTQFRAADEAYKTLGVPATLAGVADSDEDDDTDATPPPAPKPAAVTPTPKKGDKKRKKDDAPVTPVVDAGADKKKAKKK, from the exons ATGTCCGTTTCGTACGAAGAGATggaggccaagcgccaggAG ATGGTCGCCTCCTTCAAGGAGATCGCTAGCGCCATGACCCGCTGCGTCGCCATCATTGAGGACTATGCCAGACTGTCGCCCTCGACCCtcaccaccactgccgctctcgctgccgtcgagaacggtgcgctcgccctcggcgcccttgaggctgtcgccggcggcaagaagcagcgcgtcaagaaggagaagaagcccaAGGACCCCAACGCCCCCAAGCGTCCTCCCTCGGCCTACCTCCTTTTCCAGAACGACGTTCGTGAGAGCATCCGCCAGGCCAACCCCGGCATGCCCTACAAGGAGATTCTGAGCGTCATTGCCAACCGCTGGAAGGACCTCTCGGACTCGCAGCGCAAG GTCTACGAGGATGCCTACAAcgacgccaccacccagttccgtgccgccgacgaggcctACAAG ACCCTTGGTGTGCCCGCCACCCTTGCCGGCGTTGCCGACTctgacgaggacgacgacactgaCGCGACT CCTCCCCCTGCCCCCAAGCCCGCAGCTGTCACCCCTACGCCCAAGAAGGGCGACAAGAAGCGCAAAAAGGATGACGCTCCTGTCACCCCtgttgtcgacgccggcgcggacaaGAAG aaggccaagaagaagtAA
- the DMTF1 gene encoding Cyclin-D-binding Myb-like transcription factor 1: protein MPHKQGRRSIADQKGSSTTAPSRQVAGTGPTALALAEGQRKAEKAERKRVRAERREKRKSKREAKAARRESQGHAESLQAAASSDAEPSEPPTPKKPKEKKRKSEAVEQQVDTSHAAAPTAPFELFSAGVRVGSGGVDARPEKKKKKDKEEKRKSTPAGPSHQPEPETITDWRFDSPPTSALRGTLEDDDAPPFSLGAASAAPARPGFGGHRPRASEPVRVAEPLLRARTYWEPRQSLPAQANKESDEELELPAVTKVAEKQATRDKGKGKEKAADAAKSTTVPAVSEIVTAAPQEKTKGKEKATAKGKEKAVDKGKENEVPEMIEAPETVSAPVIPERGRRKVVESAAAKATDKAAPVEKVQRATRGRNIAADVVPSSQPSEREEAEVALPTVATPAEPPTPRTTRRTVAAAASASAPPAAAGPVGKVVRTKSLSGAQRGAPTYVPPEVAAEVATITDVDVFAKRQTARFYLTVPGANDKVSFEPALGKRTREKQQTDDELRSLLANEEDMFDFLASKWMSIAELQRLEAEGILKYRRGKFLQSELAAIHSGLEAFRRENNLDREGLREIILGKGLQSERAKYPRFFPEIARLCPGRPVRYVKECIKRLYDPRAHKGPWTEAEDRELLRLYEAHPRQWVTIAETIGRTETDCRDRYDGQLMFKGKIEQGAWSAEESQKLVEIITAVHAELGWDLSARDTPWEVVSQRFGGTRSATQCRKKWADHLSTRVINGKILDKASVDPALVIKTLRDLDLHHEYDINWPDVLKVLPVGYTLVHVRGQWDRWARSAGGETRAQLSLSELLNRIEKLYEPRGELTLSDERQVKKRATREKNKETGQGTEAEEGRRQRKEDPAAVAEKQAAAEAKAAAAEAKAAATAERKRLAAERKTAAEEKKKATAEKKAQAAEKKAQAAEKKRVEAEKREKRKSNAKSAEFVESDVEDGAEEEGADVEDEVDEVEAAEEAVEEEVEEEVDELDPTPVATPRATPTPSKRVKRDASAIEDDDEGTAARRVTTYKRTRSGRA from the exons ATGCCGCACAAGCAAGGAAGAAGAAGCATCGCCGATCAGAagggcagcagcacaacAGCCCCTTCCAGGCAGGTGGCAGGGACGGGCC CCACCGCCCTCGCACTGGCCGAGGggcagcgcaaggccgaAAAGGCTGAACGCAAGCGAGTCCGTGCGGAGCGGAGGGAAAAGCGCAAGAGCAAGCGCGAagccaaggccgcgcgccgcgagagCCAGGGACATGCCGAGTCGTTGCAAgccgcagccagcagcgacgccgagccctcCGAGCCCCCGACACCCAAGAAGCCCAAGGAGAAGAAACGCAAGTCGGAGGCCGTTGAGCAGCAGGTCGACACGTCGCACGCTGCCGCACCTACCGCGCCCTTCGAGCTCTtcagcgccggcgtgcgcgtaGGCTCTGGAGGGGTTGACGCGCGCCCGGAGAAGAAaaagaagaaggacaaggaggagaagcgcaagaGCACGCCTGCCGGACCATCCCACCAGCCGGAACCGGAAACGATCACCGACTGGCGCTTCGACTCGCCCCCAACATCGGCGCTCCGCGGCACATtagaggacgacgatgcgccGCCGTTCAGCCTCGGGGCAGCTTCCGCAGCGCCGGCACGTCCTGGCTTCGGCGGTCACAGGCCtcgggcgagcgagccggtccgcgtcgccgagccgctgCTTCGCGCGCGCACGTACTGGGAGCCGAGGCAGTCTCTTCCGGCACAAGCCAACAAGGAGAGCgatgaggagctcgagcttccCGCTGTTACGAAGGTTGCCGAGAAGCAGGCGACTAgggacaagggcaagggcaaggagaaggctgccgacgcggccaagTCGACCACCGTACCCGCTGTGTCCGAGATTGTCACTGCCGCCCCTCAGGAGAAGAcaaagggcaaggagaaggctACCGCCAAGgggaaggagaaggccgtcgacaagggcaaggagaacGAGGTGCCCGAGATGATCGAGGCGCCGGAGACGGTGAGCGCACCGGTGATCCCGGAGAGAGGCAGAAGGAAGGTCGTCGAGTCTGCCGCGGCGAAGGCTACGGACAAGGCCGCACCCGTCGAGAAGGTGCAGCGCGCTACAAGAGGCAGAAACATCGCCGCAGATGTCGTCCCCTCGAGCCAACCTTCAGAGCgtgaggaggccgaggtcgctcTGCCCACCGTCGCGACTCCGGCCGAGCCCCCGACTCCCCGGACTACACGCAGAACGGTGGCCGCTGCAGCTTCCGCGTCAGCAcctccggcggcggctggacCAGTCGGCAAAGTTGTCAGGACCAAGAGCTTGAGCGGTGCTCAGCGCGGCGCACCGACCTACGTTCCGCCCGAAGTcgctgccgaggtcgccaccatcaccgacgtcgacgtcttCGCTAAGCGCCAGACTGCACGCTTCTACCTTACGGTTCCCGGAGCCAACGACAAGGTGTCGTTCGAGCCGGCACTGGGCAAGCGTACCCGCGAGAAGCAGCAGACGGACGATGAACTCCGCTCCctgctcgccaacgaggaAGATATGTTCGACTTTTTGGCGTCCAAGTGGATGTCGATTGCAGAGCTGCAGCGCCTCGAAGCGGAAGGCA TTCTAAAATACCGGCGTGGCAAGTTCCTGCAATCTGAGCTGGCTGCCATTCACAGCGGTCTCGAGGCTTTCCGAAGG GAAAACAATCTCGACCGTGAAGGCCTCCGGGAGATCATTCTAGGCAAGGGGTTGCAGAGTGAGCGCGCCAAGTATCCTCGATTCTTCCCCGAGATTGCGCGATTGTGCCCCGGCCGCCCTGTCCGCTACGTCAAGGAGTGCATCAAGCGTCTATATGATCCGCGTGCTCACAAGGGCCCTTGGACCGAAGCGGAGGACAGAGAGCTCCTTCG ACTTTACGAGGCACACCCCCGTCAGTGGGTCACGATCGCCGAGACGATCGGCCGCACAGAGACCGACTGCCGTGATCGCTACGATGGCCAGCTTATGTTCAAGGGCAAGATTGAGCAGGGCGCGTGGAGTGCCGAGGAGTCGcagaagctcgtcgagatTATCACCGCAGtgcacgccgagcttggcTGGGACCTCTCTGCCCGGGACACTCCCTGGGAGGTGGTTTCGCAGCGCTTCGGCGGAACGCGTAGTGCCACACAGTGCCGGAAGAAATG GGCAGACCACCTCAGCACTCGTGTCATCAACGGCAAGatcctcgacaaggccagCGTCGACCCAGCGCTGGTGATCAAGACTCTCCGTGATCTCGACCTCCACCACGAGTACGACATCAACTGGCCTGATGTGCTCAAGGTACTGCCTGTGGGCTACACTCTTGTGCATGTGCGCGGACAATGGGATCGCTGGGCACGAtcggctggcggcgagaCACGCGCTCAGCTGTCCTTGTCTG AACTCCTCAACCGAATCGAGAAGTTGTACGAGCCCCGAGGCGAACTCACTCTCAGCGATGAGCGCCAAGTGAAGAAGAGGGCCACTCGCGAGAAGAACAAGGAGACGGGCCAGGGAacggaggccgaggagggcagaCGCCAGCGCAAGGAGGATCCCGCTGCCGTGGCCGAGAAGCAGGCGGCTGCagaggccaaggctgcggctgcagaggccaaggcggctgCAACTGCCGAGCGGAAGAGGCTGGCGGCTGAACGCAagacggcggccgaggagaaaAAGAAGGCGActgccgagaagaaggctcaagcggccgagaagaaggcccaagcggccgagaagaagcgcgtcgaggcggagaaGCGCGAGAAGCGCAAGTCAAACGCCAAGAGCGCCGAGTTTGTCGAGAGTGATGTGGAAGACggtgcggaggaggagggcgcggaTGTTGaagacgaggtcgatgaggtggaggctgccgaggaggcggtcgaggaggaggtggaagaggaggtggacgagctggaccCGACGCCAGTGGCCACGCCTCGCGcaaccccgacgccgagcaagCGCGTGAAGCGCGACGCCTCTGCCattgaggacgacgacgagggtacggcggcgcgcagagTGACGACGTACAAGCGTACGCGCTCTGGGCGGGCGTAG